The DNA region AAAAGCGGTGTTTTTGCTGTGTGCTTAGATAGCACTTTAACCTTTAAAGTACGAACCCGTTCACCAAAGTAATTTGATAAGGCGTTTAGAATAGGTTGGCGTAGATACAGTAGTTTTGAAGCCCAGACAGAAGAGTCGGTGAATAAGATTACCGTGTTTTTACTGGCGGTGACATGCAAACAATGAGCTGCCAAATCTTCAGTTATTGATCGTTGAACAAGACGCAGAAGTGTTTTTTGTTGATGTAAGCTTTGCTGAATATGCTGTAAACCATTCAAGGATGACTTGTTGTTTTTGAAAGGTTGTTTAAACATATGTTGTTAAGATAAAAAATAAATAATATGCAAATTATACTGTTAACAAAAGGTAAAAAGAAAACCATCAACTTTTCTGCGATCCAGCAAAAAGTTATCTATGGGTTACTTGGTAGCTTTATTCTATTACTAGCAGTTTATTGGTATATGCCATCGGTGACCGAAGTTAGGTTAACCGAACAATCAGGGAAGGTATCTCAAGAGTTATTAACCCAGCGAATAGAGCTGGAAAGAGTGCGCGAGAAAACTCAAAATACGCTGGATAACCTT from Cycloclasticus pugetii PS-1 includes:
- a CDS encoding DciA family protein, whose product is MFKQPFKNNKSSLNGLQHIQQSLHQQKTLLRLVQRSITEDLAAHCLHVTASKNTVILFTDSSVWASKLLYLRQPILNALSNYFGERVRTLKVKVLSKHTAKTPLLPKSPSSHTLKCLTEANDSEQADSLTHSMNKLIKTLQKNKLS